The genomic window CTGCAGGAGTATATGATTCTACGAGTTTCCCCACATCTGGTAGACTTTTGTAGGCACTGAATATAAGGGAAAAAGATACTATCCCTATAACAACGATCGATAAAAAAACTAACAAAATCGAAACTTTAAATATTTTTTTCATACTATTTTTCATAATCATCCTCTTTATAATTTTATATTCATATTTTAACATAAACACAATAAGTAAACAATAAAGGACAGCATAGCAAGTAAGATATAATCTTAACCTTTGAAACCTATATAGGCATAAAAAATCCCCCCTTCAAAATAGGGGGAATAAGTTTTATTTTTTGATGCTCTGTCTCAATTGGCCACATGCACCATCTATATCAGAACCTTTTTCATGTCTCAGAGTTACATTCACTTTTCTATCATTCAAAAGATAAGTGTAAAATTTCTTTATCTTTTCAGGAGAAGGCCTCTCGTAATCATTTCCAGGAACTGGATTATATGGAATAAGATTCAAAATATGGTCAAAACTATGCATAAACTCAGCAAGTCTGTCTGCATCACTTTGAGTCACGTTTAACTTATCTATAAGCACATATTCAAATGTTATCCTTCTCTTTGTAATCTTTTGGTATTCATTTAATATTGTATACAGATCTTCTAAAGGATATCTCCTGTTTATTGGTATTAAAGCATCTCTCTTATCGTTTGTTATTGCATGGAGAGATATGGCTAGTTCTACTGGTATTCTTTCTTGTAAAAGCTTTTCAATACCTGGAATTATCCCAGAAGTAGAGATAGTTATCCTTCTCTTAGAAATATTCATTCCTTTCTCATCTGAAAGAATCTCTACCGCTTTTATGACGTTCTCAATGTTCAGCATAGGTTCACCCATACCCATAAAAACTACATTTGTTATACTTTTTCCTTCGCTTTTGAAAAATCTTCTCTGTACCGTGTATACCTGATTTAAGATTTCATGCACATTCAGATTTCTGACAAAACCATCTAGTCCCGTAGCGCAAAAGCTGCACTTCACAGGACATCCGACTTGGGATGATATACAAAGAGTATTTCTCTCTTTATGCTTCAAAAGAACAGTTTCTATTGTATTCCCATCTTCTAGTTTAAAAACAAATTTTTCAGTATTGTCTATTTTAGAAGTCTTATGTTTAACAATGTTCAAAAAAGGAATATGGCTTTTAGACTGAAGAAGCTCTCTGTTATTTTTAGAGATATTTGTCATATCATCTATATTTCTGATTATTTTTCCATGAAGCCAGTCAAATATCTGCTTACCGTTAAACTTCTTCATCCCGATGGAAACAATAAAATTTTCTAACTCTTTTAAATTTAAATTTAAGAGATTTGTTGTACTCTCCATAATTACCTCCAAAATATTAATCAATCAAGGTATATCATACCACAAAATAGGCAAAGTTACAACTTAGATAAATACTCTTCCAAGTGTTGAAAAATAAGTTCTTTCGAAAATTCTCCTTTAAAATTGACCCTAACCTCGTTTCCGCCGCCTTTTATCTCCCCTATACTCTTTAAAAAATTAAAAAATTCTTTACAGTCTATCTTTTCTGAAGCGATTGTGAACTGTCCCGCCTCCCCAAAAATCAAAATATATTCCGAAACATCTACAAATCTCGGTAAAAAGTTTGAGACATGACTGTTTTCAGGATAAAATATCAGTTTTTTACCTTTGAGTTCTTCTGAATTATCCATTAGTTTTTTGGCCAACAATTCTGAATATTTTTGTGTAACAGAACGAAGTTCTAATTCTATAGATTTTTTATCGGTAATTATTTTATCTAACATGGTTACTATCTCATTGTCTCTGCAGCTAAGGGTTTGACATAATTCCGAAACCAATTTATTTTTGTTGTAGTAGTCTTCCAGGGCTCTCTCTCCTGCCACATAAAAAAATCTCGTGTAGTTCCCTTTTATTTTTTCCCATGAGAGAATTTTAAAAAGCTGCATCTCGCAGGTATTTTTTACATGAAAACCCCCACAGGCATTTGTATCTATGTTGCCTATTTTCACTATGCGAACATCTCCTGTAACCTTTTCACTGACAGTTTTTCTAAGCCCTTCTAGTTCTGCTGTCTCCTCTTTTGTAACAACTGATATCTTTACTGGAACCGAATTTTTAATAGTGTTATTAACCATTTCTTCTATATTTTTTATGGTCACTTCAGTAAGCTCTTTTGAGTCTAAATCTACTGTAGAATACCCTTCGGACATTCTAAATCCAACCGTATTAAGGGCATAATTATTGTATGCTATAGCAGAGAAAAGATGTTGAGCAGTGTGTTGTACCTCTATATCTTTTCTTCTGTCATAGTCTATATGAACATCATTTTCTCCTAGATGGATTTCCCCGTCGACCAGCACATAGTCTTTTTCTACGGACAGGATATTCTTGTCGTCTATTGTTCCTCTGTCCCCCAACTGGCCACCTTTACCGTCTGGGTATAGGCGGGAATTTTTTAGAATTACTTTATATCCGTTTTTTACTTTTTCACATGATTCAACTATAATTTTATTCATAAAATTTTTCCTCCTGCTTTTTTTTTATAATATAACAATCTGTTTAAGCTTACAAGAAATAAGTTGAAAGAATTATGAATAACATATATAATAATTAAAATAGATTTTAATTTAAATCCTAGAAATATCATTTTAGACTATTAAGCATTCTGAAATTAGAAAAATAAAAATCATTATGTTTTCAAAAGGAAAAAAATATGAAATATAAAGATCTAGTTAGAAAGAACAGTGAGTGGGTAGAAGAGAAATTAAATTTTGATAAAGACTACTTTGATAAATTATCTAAGGGTCAAAAACCACCTTTTTTGTACATCGGATGCTCAGACAGCAGAATGCCAATAGACACCTTCACAAAATCTGAACCCGGTAACTTCTTCATACATAGAAATATTGCTAACCAAGTATTCCCAAATGATATGAATTTACTATCTGTCATAGAATACGCAGTTGAAAGTCTTGAGGTAGAACATATTATAATATCGGGACATTACAACTGTGGAGGTATAAAATCAGCCTATAAGAACGAAGGCTGCACAGACCTTACTGGAAATTGGTTGATGCCAATAAAAAAAATCATATTGCAGAATAGGGATGAACTTGAAAAAATAAAAGATTTTGATAAAAAAATGGATAGAATCACTGAATTAAATGTCATAGAACAGTTGATGCATATTTTTAAAATTCCATTTATAAAAAACAAAATAATTTCTGGGAAATATCCTAAGATTCACGGATGGATATTAGACATTCGGCATGGAAGGATTAAAGAGATGGAATATCCTCTAGAACAATGGAAGGAATATGGTATTATTCCTCCCAATTATGAAATTTAAATTTTAAATATCTTGAATTGTATAATTAACCCAAGTTGCTACTTCATATTTAAAAATGTATAACCCATCAAAAATAATAGAATTTTGAGTTCAAAACACCTATCGGAATCTCTCATTTTAGTTTGAGAATTTTCTTGATGACCAGTAAGATTAAGAATAAATTGAACAAATTCTAATATATCATAAATGTTATCTTTCATATTGTGCACTCCTAAAGTTGTTATTTTTAAGAGTATTTTATAGCATAATTAGCAAGGTAGCAACTTAGGTTAAATAGTCTGCATTTTTATTTTTTTTATTCTTAATTTTTCATCAGAGAGTTTATTTTTCTTTTTTCTGACACACTTTTGTCACACAAAATTAGTAAAATTAGTCTCGTAGAAAAGTTTCAAAGCATAGGAGGAGTAAAAATGAAAAAACTATTAATGATAGGACTAGTATTTATATCCAGTTTAACTTTTGCCGACAGTGGAAGCTTAAATTTGAACCTAGGAGACGGGCACAGAGGAGGTGCTGATATCGGCATAGCTGTCAGTGTTAATGAAGGAGACACTCACAGATATCATCAGACAGGATATGTAGAAAAAGAGGTTCATATATATGAAGAGCCCAGATATATAGAAAAAGAAGTTCATGTATATCACCAGCCAAGGTATGTAGAAAAAGAGGTTCATAGATATAAGCACCATAAACATAAGCAAGGACATAAAAAACCCCAAAAAGTTATAGTTGTTCATAAGCACTAAGAAAATTATTGCAAGATTTCATACGAACAGTACTCAAATTATAAAGCAAACAAAGGTCAGGTTTATAATTAAAAAGACCTTGGAAGAATAAGAAAAGCTGCCCCTAGGGGCAGCTTTTCTTATTCTATATCAACAGTTTTTGCTTTGATAAATTTATTGGATACAATCAGGCCAAGGAGACACATTGCCACCACAGGATAGAAGACATATAAGTAGGAGCCAAAGGCTTCCTTTACAAACCCCCCCACAAATCCCTGTGACAGGGCCCCTATTCCATAGGCTGTAAAAAGTACACCGTAGTTTGCACTGTAGTGACTCTTGCCAAACAGGTAAAAGGTCGATGCAGGAGCAATTGCAAGCCATCCACCTAAATTTAACCACATAATTGAAAATGCCAGCCCAAATATAAATACATTTCCTTTGAACAGTATTGAAAGGATTCCTGCGGTTATAATAAGGGAGTATGACAAAGTAATAGTATTCTTGGTTCCCAGCTTGTCAATGAGTGTACCAAATAAAGGTCTTCCAATTCCGTTGAATATTGCAAAGAAGGATGTAAAAAAAGCTGCCTTTATAGGGGTCAGGTACATAACCTCCTGGGCATAAGTACTTGATAATCCTATTATCATAAGTCCTGAGAAGGTACCGATTGCAAAACATGTCCACAGTGCATAAAAGGTAGGGGTCTTCATCATCTGACTAGGAGTAAGCTCTAGTTCTATATGGTTGCTCACCTGATTATAGTCTATCTTATTTTCTGGAAACTTAAGATTCAAGGACAGTAAGCTCAGTATAACTGCAAATGCTACACCCAGTATTTTAAATGTAGGAAAAACCCCGAATATTTCTATCAGAGTGCTAGCCAGCGGAGCGGTTATAAAGGGAGACAATCCAAAACCTAAAAGTGTCAGTCCTACTGCAAAACCTTTTTTGTCCGGGAACCACTCTGCAACTACAGCCAGTAGTACTCCATATACTGTTCCTACCCCTATTCCACCAATGACACCATAGGTAGCTATGATAAAATTGATACTGTCTGCAGATCCAGCCAAGATCCATCCTACAGATATAGCTATAGAACCACCTACTGCCATTATTTTTGGATTTGTTTTTTTTATAAATAATCCAACTACAGGCATGGAAAAGGCATAAAACAATAAAAATACCGTATAGGGCATACTAGCCATGATGGGGGAGGTTTCAACACCATGAACCGATCTTAGGGCCTCTACCAAGGGTTTTTGGAAAACACCCCATGAATAGATAGTTCCCATGCAAAGGAACATAATAAGACCATTTACAATATAAAGCTCTCTTTTTTTCATAATTAACTCCTATATAAAATTAATATATTGTAAAACATATGTTTTTTTTATAGTATTAGAGTATCATATTTTTTGGTTAGTAATCAATTTTTTTTTAGAAAATTTATAATTATCTATAAAAATAATCACACTTCTGAATTTAAAAATAGAGTATAATTTATATGGGTGATTATTATGAAAATTCTTAATCCAAAACTGTTAGAAAAATACATTGCAGTCGAAAAAGATTCTAAAGTAAAAATTAAGTTGCTATGTTTAAATACTATTTATAATGGAATGAAAGTCGTAGATGCTGCTGATACTTTTAAAGTCCCAAGACGAACCATCTATGATTGGTATCATTATTGGAACGAAGATGGATATGACGGTTTAGCCCCTACAAAACAAACAGGTAGGCCATCTAAACTGACTCCACGTGAATTTCAAGAATTAAAACAAATTGGTATTACGTCAAGTTATTGGACAATTTTTTTTCGTTTTTTATGCTGCTTTTAGATACTCTCTAGGAGACTTCCATCCTAATTTCTTCTGGATTCTCCTATTGTTGGTGATAGTATAAATGTTGGACAAGCGAAGGTTGGCTATATTTAAGCACAATTATGGATCTTTTTTCTAGAAGAATTATATCCTACGATATAGGTAAGCGCATGACTAGTGAGTTAGTGATCGATTCTTTAACAAGGGCATTTTTACTGGAAGAACCTGAAGAAGGGCTTATAATTCATAGTGATCAAGGATCGAAATATTCAAGCAGGGAGTACTCTGACCTTGT from uncultured Ilyobacter sp. includes these protein-coding regions:
- the rlmN gene encoding 23S rRNA (adenine(2503)-C(2))-methyltransferase RlmN; its protein translation is MESTTNLLNLNLKELENFIVSIGMKKFNGKQIFDWLHGKIIRNIDDMTNISKNNRELLQSKSHIPFLNIVKHKTSKIDNTEKFVFKLEDGNTIETVLLKHKERNTLCISSQVGCPVKCSFCATGLDGFVRNLNVHEILNQVYTVQRRFFKSEGKSITNVVFMGMGEPMLNIENVIKAVEILSDEKGMNISKRRITISTSGIIPGIEKLLQERIPVELAISLHAITNDKRDALIPINRRYPLEDLYTILNEYQKITKRRITFEYVLIDKLNVTQSDADRLAEFMHSFDHILNLIPYNPVPGNDYERPSPEKIKKFYTYLLNDRKVNVTLRHEKGSDIDGACGQLRQSIKK
- a CDS encoding alanyl-tRNA editing protein, whose protein sequence is MNKIIVESCEKVKNGYKVILKNSRLYPDGKGGQLGDRGTIDDKNILSVEKDYVLVDGEIHLGENDVHIDYDRRKDIEVQHTAQHLFSAIAYNNYALNTVGFRMSEGYSTVDLDSKELTEVTIKNIEEMVNNTIKNSVPVKISVVTKEETAELEGLRKTVSEKVTGDVRIVKIGNIDTNACGGFHVKNTCEMQLFKILSWEKIKGNYTRFFYVAGERALEDYYNKNKLVSELCQTLSCRDNEIVTMLDKIITDKKSIELELRSVTQKYSELLAKKLMDNSEELKGKKLIFYPENSHVSNFLPRFVDVSEYILIFGEAGQFTIASEKIDCKEFFNFLKSIGEIKGGGNEVRVNFKGEFSKELIFQHLEEYLSKL
- a CDS encoding carbonic anhydrase yields the protein MKYKDLVRKNSEWVEEKLNFDKDYFDKLSKGQKPPFLYIGCSDSRMPIDTFTKSEPGNFFIHRNIANQVFPNDMNLLSVIEYAVESLEVEHIIISGHYNCGGIKSAYKNEGCTDLTGNWLMPIKKIILQNRDELEKIKDFDKKMDRITELNVIEQLMHIFKIPFIKNKIISGKYPKIHGWILDIRHGRIKEMEYPLEQWKEYGIIPPNYEI
- a CDS encoding OFA family MFS transporter; this translates as MKKRELYIVNGLIMFLCMGTIYSWGVFQKPLVEALRSVHGVETSPIMASMPYTVFLLFYAFSMPVVGLFIKKTNPKIMAVGGSIAISVGWILAGSADSINFIIATYGVIGGIGVGTVYGVLLAVVAEWFPDKKGFAVGLTLLGFGLSPFITAPLASTLIEIFGVFPTFKILGVAFAVILSLLSLNLKFPENKIDYNQVSNHIELELTPSQMMKTPTFYALWTCFAIGTFSGLMIIGLSSTYAQEVMYLTPIKAAFFTSFFAIFNGIGRPLFGTLIDKLGTKNTITLSYSLIITAGILSILFKGNVFIFGLAFSIMWLNLGGWLAIAPASTFYLFGKSHYSANYGVLFTAYGIGALSQGFVGGFVKEAFGSYLYVFYPVVAMCLLGLIVSNKFIKAKTVDIE
- a CDS encoding helix-turn-helix domain-containing protein translates to MKILNPKLLEKYIAVEKDSKVKIKLLCLNTIYNGMKVVDAADTFKVPRRTIYDWYHYWNEDGYDGLAPTKQTGRPSKLTPREFQELKQIGITSSYWTIFFRFLCCF